The following proteins come from a genomic window of Helicobacter canadensis MIT 98-5491:
- a CDS encoding thiamine phosphate synthase, which produces MLQGIYAISDEILTPYQEIFAMLQKAIEGGISIFQFRDKSHQDNQIESLVAELMDYCEQEQILFVLNDRIELAMKLQTKGLHIGKKQEVHPYSLEELYMIRKSYGGILGISCYGDLQLAQNAKEIGADYIAFGSCFASPTKTQAKVISLDLFQKIQGIKKCAIGGINQQNIHQLQNVDMVACISSIWKGDIIKNIDNLKRNWKNL; this is translated from the coding sequence ATGTTGCAGGGAATTTATGCCATTAGTGATGAAATCCTTACGCCCTATCAAGAGATTTTTGCAATGTTGCAAAAGGCTATTGAAGGCGGGATTAGTATTTTTCAATTTCGCGATAAAAGCCATCAAGATAATCAAATCGAATCTTTGGTAGCAGAATTAATGGATTATTGCGAACAAGAGCAGATTTTGTTTGTATTAAATGACAGAATCGAGCTTGCAATGAAACTTCAAACAAAGGGTTTGCATATAGGAAAAAAGCAGGAAGTGCATCCTTATAGTTTGGAAGAATTGTATATGATTCGCAAAAGTTATGGGGGGATTTTGGGTATTTCGTGTTATGGGGATTTGCAGTTAGCGCAAAATGCCAAAGAGATTGGGGCAGATTATATTGCTTTTGGATCTTGCTTTGCTTCTCCGACAAAAACACAGGCTAAGGTGATTTCTCTAGATTTATTTCAAAAGATTCAAGGGATTAAAAAATGTGCTATTGGCGGAATTAATCAGCAAAATATTCATCAATTGCAAAATGTAGATATGGTAGCGTGTATTAGTAGCATTTGGAAGGGAGATATTATTAAAAATATTGATAATCTTAAGAGAAATTGGAAAAACCTTTGA